The following DNA comes from Microcoleus sp. bin38.metabat.b11b12b14.051.
ACGGAACTAGAGAGTCAGAGGGAGTCTTTATCTACTGAGTTAGCACATATTTTGAATCGCATTGAGGAAGCGCGGCAAAGATGGAGCAAGATCGAAAGCTTTATGGAGAAGATTGGCTCGGCTGTTGAATTCGACCCCATCCCTTTTTAACAGCACCCGCCAGAAATTTATCGGTTTAGTCGTGCGATCACTTATTTTAGGAGGTTCTTATGACCGCTCAAAACGTCCGTATCAATGTTGATCCTGAACGTACCGGTGACGTTATTATTCCGTCTGTTTATAACGCCTTGATCCGTATTTATGGTCTTGGATTTTGCGATGCCAGCGTAAATGAGTGTTTAGTTATTTTGGAAGCTGTCGCCCTCAGTTTGCGTGTCTGCGGTGCTTTTTCTGATAATTTGCGAGTCGTTGTCGGCGATGATATGGATATGCCTTGTGGCATTTACATCTCTAGTGAACTGGGTCAGGATGAAGGACTGAAGCTACTGGCTATTCTCCAGGTAGCAATTGTGGAGCATTGCTTGGGCACAAGAAGCTCCGAAAATTAAATTAAAATACCCCTGCGCTGTAATCAGCAGCCAGGGGCGTGACCATCCTAATACTTTAACCAGCAGGACAGTATGAAGATTATATCAGAAATATCGCTTTCGCCACAAGAATTTCGCAAAATAACCGGATGGTCTGTTTATAAAATTAGCCGTGAAACAGGTATCCCATTACAGACTCTTTATTCCTATCTGAGGAATCCTGGGGAGCCTGGATATCGCGAACCTAAGCCTCAAATAACCCTTTTATTTGGATTACTTCATAAAGTTTTATACACCGCATAATTTTATGCTCTGCATAGTAGACCCGCCCCCTAAAGGCGGGTTATTTTTTGTTTATACGAATCGATTCCGAATCGATTCCGAATCGATTCTTTCAAGGTAAGTTGAATCATGGAACGCGAAACACAGGATGTGATTGACGTAGAGGCTGAGCAAATCGATTGTCCGGGATCGGAATCGATTTCACGGTGGTATTCGGCAGCGCAAATCCAGAGCGTTCTCGGTTTGAATAAGGCGGCATTGCAAAAAGCCATCACCAAGCTGACAAGCATCTACGATATTGAGCTTAAATCCTTGCGCCGTGGGAGTGCTAGGGCTACCGAGTATTCTCAAACGGCACTGGATGCCCTTGAATTGCTGGGTAGCGGGAAACTTTCTGATCTGCGTAGATTTGTGGATGAAATTCCTGCCACAGTTCCTATCGCCGAATCTTCTGCCATCGTCTTTTTGGATCGACATAACGAGATTGCCGTCACCTCTGCCAGTGCCGCCGACGACAATCTCACTCAAATTAATTCCTTGAAATCTGGGTTGCTCAACAGTTACCGCGAACTGGGGCGGACGCTGGGGCGACAAGCTGCTGCTGAGGTGAGGCAGGGTTTTACGGACGAGGTTCGGGCTGGTTTAGAGAGTTTACAGGAGTCTTGATTAATGGCTTTTTTTAAGGTTCAAGTGAAACGCGAAAGCAATACGCTAAGGCACTTTAATGTGGTTGCCGATCGCCCCCAGGGCGCTTTACAGGTGGCAGCCTCGCAACTGCGAGAAGAGGGAATTACGGACGCTAGAGCGATCGAGGTAATTGGTCAAGTTCAAAGTTTGAGGGATTAAAAATGATTGACGATGACAAAAATTTCGACAAATTCATGGACAAAATAGTGATTGGCGCCGCGATTGTTGGTGGCACTCTTATTTTTGCAGTTGGGTATGACGCAGGACATCAATCTGCAAAAAAGGAAACCCAGCCGACGACAATAATTTACGGGAACGTGATCAACAATCACAGCAACAATTCAAATTCAAACCAGCCGACTTCCCTAGAAGAGTAATCGGCTGGCTAGCAAGTAAAGCCCCTTGATAAGGGGTTCCACCGCACTCTAAGGAGATTATATCAGATGGTGAATTTTCGAGTAGGGAAAACTTCGGGCGCACCCCACGTCGCGCGCGAGTTTGGATATGACCCCGGACAGTACGGCAACTTCAGCCCGGAGATGGTACGCGATGCCGCCAGAACGGCAAAAATCTTAGAGCTCCAAAAGCAGTTGGCAACCGTAATGAATCGGCACGTTGCCAAAATTCGCGCCAACAAAGTAGAAATTGAGCGGCTAACTCTAGAAGCAATTGAAGGGGGCTTAACGGACAAGGCAGAGATTGACAAATTCGTAGCTAAAGCAATTATCGCAGGCGCTAAGCACGAATCGCATATCGTCACACTTAGCCACAAATTGCAGCAGGAATTAAGCCTGGTACAAGTGCAGCAAGCAAGCCACCAAACCCTTGCTAACGCCGACTTCCGGCAACGATTACTATTAATCAAAGCGAACCATCAAGCGAAGGGACAAATACAGCAGAACGGCTTTCAGCAATCCCTCAAGGCAATCCAAGCAAGTCCGCAGCAAGCAATAGCCATGCAGAATCGGCGCGCGGGTTTCAATACTTACATCAACGCTCGCGACTTTGACCCCATTTCAGCCACGGCAGGCGGTTCGGGTGGCATGAGTCCTGTCGGCGCTGGCAATTCTAAGGGATTTTTAGGCGGTTTATTCGACTTCTTCTCAGGCAAGAAATAGTAGTTTAGTGCGGGCTAAAAACCCGCCTTTTTCTCATGTATTTACCCGAATTTGACTCTTCAGAATTCGACTATTTGAACTCAGCAACTCCAACACAATCGGAACAGCAACAGCAAACCAAAACACCCGAAATCACCAATATTGAGCGGTTTTGGGCATTGACGGGAAACTGGGGAGAGTTTGGCAGTTACTTCGGCGCTGGTTTGTCTGCATCCCTTATCGTGCGGGCGATTCCGGCTCTAATCCCGGCTGCTGTAATTCTCATCCCCGCCGCTTCTTTGGGCTTGGGATTGTACGCAATTAGCGCCGATGAGCCCGCAAAACTTCGCGGCACTTTAATCTTGATTGCGATCGGGACTGCACTGCTAGCCGCTAACTGGGACGCTTGGCAAGCTTGGATAATTGCCAATTCCCAATCACTCATTTTGAGCTTTGCACTACTTGTTATCACGCTCGGCTTTGTCAGCACACAAATTTGGAGCAAGTTGAATGTTAGTAAATAAGAATCAGGTGATTGTTTCTGGGTTGCTAGGGCTAGGATTAGCGGGTTTCGCGACGGCTACAGCCTTACAATTTAATGATAGAATTGAGTACAGAGTCGGCAACAGAATCGAATATGCCCCTGCATGGCTTGTACCCGCAAAGGCAGAATTTAAGGGCATAGAACGGGGATATGGGGGGCTTAAAATCTTACTCTCTCTGTTGGCGACTGGTGGCATGGTGACAGTTATGTTAATCGCCCGCAATGAAGAGGAGCAAGAGCCTATCCGCCAAAAGATTAAGGGATACCAGAAACAAGCTTATGAGTTTGGTTTTGCTGCTGAATCTGCCTACTTAATGGCACAGACTCAGATGAAATATAAGAAGCTGTTAGACGCTGATGAGGTGGCGTTTGAGGGTGAGATTGAGGCGGCATATTGTGAGTCTTTGGGCATCAACACCAGCCAACAGCAGGCGGCGCTAACGGGAACCGCGACGCTCGACTCGACAACAAACCCCAGTGACAAAATAGAAGACGTAAAAGTAACAGCAATTGAATCGGGTGGTAACAAAATCCCTAATCTAACCTGGTATCCTTCGGTGCTAATTTATGGTTCTCCCGGTTCAGGGAAAACTTACTTTGCTGCTGAAGAAGTCGCAAAAAGAAAAACAGCCGGACATCGAATCATAGTCCTTGACCCTCACGCCGCCTACGGTGCTTGGTCTGGCTGCGAGGTAATCGGCGGGGGGATGAATTACGGGGCGATCGACGCAAAACTTGCCTGGTTTGCCGAAGAGGTTGGCAAACGTTACAAGAGAGTCCAAGCTGAACCAAATCCGAGATTTGAGCCGCTAACCTTTGTATGCGATGAATTCACCCGCTGGGGTAATAAGTGTGCGAACAGTACCGAGTTTTTTGAGCAATTAGTGACAGACATCCGCAAGGTTGAGATGTTTGGGGTCATCATCAGCCACACCCGCACCCTTGCAGGATTAGCTAATGCCAAAGGGTTCGCCTCGTTGCGAGATGAGGCTTTTTTGGAGATTGAAATACTAGGA
Coding sequences within:
- a CDS encoding type IV secretory system conjugative DNA transfer family protein, with product MLVNKNQVIVSGLLGLGLAGFATATALQFNDRIEYRVGNRIEYAPAWLVPAKAEFKGIERGYGGLKILLSLLATGGMVTVMLIARNEEEQEPIRQKIKGYQKQAYEFGFAAESAYLMAQTQMKYKKLLDADEVAFEGEIEAAYCESLGINTSQQQAALTGTATLDSTTNPSDKIEDVKVTAIESGGNKIPNLTWYPSVLIYGSPGSGKTYFAAEEVAKRKTAGHRIIVLDPHAAYGAWSGCEVIGGGMNYGAIDAKLAWFAEEVGKRYKRVQAEPNPRFEPLTFVCDEFTRWGNKCANSTEFFEQLVTDIRKVEMFGVIISHTRTLAGLANAKGFASLRDEAFLEIEILGEQGEGGRATPKFEAMVKLPGESLGDRTLVALAKHSAPGVENSAANSNQNAPDSRAYLEKTWGMEFDLSKPELEPFEPVAEPLNLSADETCGDTEPKYTLLELSREQALNLIKSLRCELNQTQIIERLWACKKGGSADWKAAYTQFKELMGE